A window from Kribbella jejuensis encodes these proteins:
- the tkt gene encoding transketolase: MTEKTKLEWTELDQRAVDTVRVLAMDAVEKVGNGHPGTAMSLAPAAYLLFQKVMRHNPADSHWPGRDRFVLSAGHSSLTLYIQLYLAGFGLELDDLKSLRTWGSKTPGHPEYRHTDGVETTTGPLGQGVGNAVGMAMAARRERGLLEPDAPRGEGVFDHQVYVIASDGDLEEGVSAEASSLAGHQKLGNLTVIYDANKISIEDDTNIAFSEDVAARYAAYGWHVQDVDWTNGGKGYEEDVQALYDALEAAKAVTDKPSFIRLHTIIGWPSPGKQNTGKIHGSALGADEVAATKKVLGWDPEKSFQVADDVIAHTRKALERGKALQEEWDGRFEAWKSANPERAALLDRLSKRELPAGWKDALPSWEADAKGVATRAASGDVLTKLAPELPELWGGSADLAGSNNTTPKGQPSFIPPEYATKEFQGDEYGRVLHFGIREHAMGSVLNGIALHGLTRPYGGTFLVFSDYMRPSVRLAALMKLPVTYVWTHDSIGLGEDGPTHQPVEHLSALRAIPGLDVVRPGDANETAAAWATILEHTDRPAGLALTRQNVPTFPRGTDGFATTENVHKGGYVLLDSEGTPDVVLIGTGSELQLAVEARTKLAEEGVQARVVSMVSREWFDEQDDAYRESVIPAAVRARVSVEAGIAQSWHDIVGDAGRCVSLEHYGASAAYQTLYDEFGITTDAVVQAAKDSIAAAAEISGPGVPPKRAAAGPVGPADAGQAGGGQVASAH, encoded by the coding sequence GTGACGGAGAAGACCAAGCTTGAATGGACCGAGCTCGACCAGCGCGCGGTCGACACCGTACGGGTGCTCGCGATGGACGCGGTCGAGAAGGTCGGAAACGGACACCCCGGTACGGCGATGAGCCTCGCGCCGGCGGCGTACCTGCTGTTCCAGAAGGTGATGCGGCACAACCCGGCGGACTCGCACTGGCCGGGCCGCGACCGGTTCGTGCTGTCGGCGGGCCACTCCAGCCTCACCCTGTACATCCAGCTGTACCTGGCCGGTTTCGGCCTCGAACTGGACGACCTGAAGTCGCTGCGGACCTGGGGCAGCAAGACCCCGGGCCACCCGGAGTACCGGCACACCGACGGCGTCGAGACCACCACCGGCCCGCTCGGCCAGGGTGTCGGCAACGCGGTCGGCATGGCGATGGCGGCCCGCCGCGAGCGCGGCCTGCTGGAGCCGGACGCGCCGCGGGGTGAGGGCGTGTTCGACCACCAGGTCTACGTGATCGCGTCCGACGGCGACCTCGAGGAAGGCGTCTCGGCCGAGGCCTCGTCGCTGGCCGGGCACCAGAAGCTGGGCAACCTGACGGTCATCTACGACGCGAACAAGATCTCGATCGAGGACGACACCAACATCGCGTTCTCCGAGGATGTCGCGGCCCGCTACGCGGCGTACGGCTGGCACGTCCAGGACGTCGACTGGACCAACGGCGGCAAGGGCTACGAGGAGGACGTCCAGGCGCTGTACGACGCGCTGGAGGCGGCCAAGGCGGTCACGGACAAGCCGAGCTTCATCCGGCTGCACACGATCATCGGCTGGCCCTCGCCGGGCAAGCAGAACACCGGCAAGATCCACGGCTCCGCGCTCGGCGCCGACGAGGTGGCCGCGACCAAGAAGGTGCTCGGCTGGGACCCCGAGAAGTCGTTCCAGGTCGCCGACGACGTGATCGCGCACACCCGCAAGGCGCTCGAGCGGGGCAAGGCCCTGCAGGAGGAATGGGACGGCCGGTTCGAAGCCTGGAAGTCGGCGAACCCGGAGCGTGCCGCGCTGCTCGACCGACTGTCGAAGCGCGAGCTGCCGGCCGGCTGGAAGGACGCGCTGCCGAGCTGGGAGGCCGACGCCAAGGGTGTGGCCACCCGCGCCGCCTCCGGTGACGTGCTGACCAAGCTGGCGCCGGAGCTGCCCGAGCTGTGGGGCGGTTCGGCCGACCTGGCCGGCTCGAACAACACCACCCCGAAGGGTCAGCCCTCGTTCATTCCGCCGGAGTACGCCACCAAGGAGTTCCAGGGCGACGAGTACGGCCGGGTCCTGCACTTCGGCATCCGCGAGCACGCGATGGGCTCGGTTCTGAACGGCATCGCGCTGCACGGCCTGACCCGTCCGTACGGCGGTACCTTCCTGGTCTTCTCCGACTACATGCGCCCGTCGGTGCGGCTGGCCGCGCTGATGAAGCTGCCGGTGACCTACGTCTGGACGCACGACTCGATCGGCCTCGGCGAGGACGGCCCGACGCACCAGCCGGTCGAGCACCTGTCCGCGCTGCGGGCGATCCCGGGCCTGGACGTCGTCCGTCCCGGTGACGCCAACGAGACCGCGGCCGCGTGGGCCACGATCCTCGAGCACACCGACCGTCCGGCCGGCCTGGCGCTGACCCGGCAGAACGTGCCGACCTTCCCGCGCGGCACCGACGGCTTCGCCACCACCGAGAACGTGCACAAGGGCGGCTACGTGCTGCTCGACAGCGAGGGCACCCCGGACGTGGTGCTGATCGGCACCGGCTCGGAGCTGCAGCTCGCGGTCGAGGCCCGCACCAAGCTGGCCGAGGAGGGCGTGCAGGCCCGGGTCGTGTCGATGGTCTCCCGGGAGTGGTTCGACGAGCAGGACGACGCCTACCGCGAGTCGGTGATCCCGGCCGCGGTCCGCGCCCGGGTCTCGGTCGAGGCCGGGATCGCGCAGAGCTGGCACGACATCGTCGGCGACGCCGGCCGCTGCGTCAGCCTCGAGCACTACGGCGCGTCCGCGGCGTACCAGACGCTGTACGACGAGTTCGGCATCACCACCGACGCCGTCGTGCAGGCCGCGAAGGACAGCATCGCCGCCGCGGCCGAGATCAGCGGCCCGGGCGTACCGCCCAAGCGGGCCGCCGCCGGACCGGTCGGGCCGGCCGACGCGGGCCAGGCCGGTGGCGGCCAGGTCGCCTCGGCGCACTGA
- the tal gene encoding transaldolase — MNDRLKALADAGVSIWLDDLSRVRLTSGSLQAMIEDKHVTGVTTNPTIFAKAISDADAYAPIINRLAAQGVSTDEAIRVITTDDVRDGADVFKPTYDDTEGQDGRVSIEVEPSLAHDTEGTIRQAKQLWDIVGRENIFVKIPATKAGLPAITATLAAGVSVNVTLIFSLDRYKAVVDAFLSGMEQAVDNGHDVSKMASVASFFVSRVDTEVDKRLDAIGTDEAKALKGKAAIANARLAFEAYEEIFDTDRWRELETAGAKPQRPLWASTGTKDPSYSPTLYVDNLVTRGVVNTMPEATIKAVEEHSEITGDTVRGTYAEARKVIDDLERLGISYDEVVQVLEDEGVAKFDASWSELQDTVTAALKGAAK; from the coding sequence ATGAACGATCGCTTGAAAGCACTCGCCGACGCGGGTGTCTCCATCTGGCTCGACGACCTGTCCCGGGTACGGCTGACCAGCGGCAGCCTGCAGGCGATGATCGAGGACAAGCACGTCACCGGCGTGACCACGAACCCGACGATCTTCGCCAAGGCGATCTCGGACGCCGACGCGTACGCCCCGATCATCAACCGGCTGGCGGCGCAGGGTGTGTCGACCGACGAGGCGATCCGGGTGATCACCACCGACGACGTCCGCGACGGCGCCGACGTGTTCAAGCCGACGTACGACGACACCGAGGGCCAGGACGGCCGGGTGTCGATCGAGGTCGAGCCGAGCCTCGCGCACGACACCGAGGGCACGATCCGGCAGGCCAAGCAGCTGTGGGACATCGTCGGCCGGGAGAACATCTTCGTGAAGATCCCGGCGACCAAGGCCGGGCTGCCCGCGATCACCGCGACGCTCGCGGCCGGGGTCAGCGTGAACGTGACGCTGATCTTCTCCCTCGACCGCTACAAGGCCGTCGTGGACGCGTTCCTGTCCGGGATGGAGCAGGCCGTCGACAACGGCCACGACGTCAGCAAGATGGCCAGCGTCGCGTCGTTCTTCGTCAGCCGGGTGGACACCGAGGTGGACAAGCGGCTGGATGCGATCGGCACCGACGAGGCCAAGGCGCTGAAGGGCAAGGCCGCGATCGCCAACGCCCGGCTCGCGTTCGAGGCGTACGAGGAGATCTTCGACACCGACCGCTGGCGCGAGCTCGAGACCGCGGGCGCCAAGCCGCAGCGGCCGCTGTGGGCATCGACCGGTACCAAGGACCCGTCGTACTCCCCCACGCTGTACGTCGACAACCTGGTCACCCGCGGTGTGGTGAACACGATGCCCGAGGCAACGATCAAGGCGGTCGAGGAGCACAGCGAGATCACCGGTGACACGGTCCGCGGCACCTACGCCGAGGCCCGCAAGGTGATCGACGACCTGGAGCGGCTGGGCATCTCCTACGACGAGGTCGTCCAGGTGCTCGAGGACGAGGGCGTCGCGAAGTTCGACGCCTCCTGGTCGGAGCTGCAGGACACCGTCACCGCCGCGCTGAAGGGTGCCGCGAAGTGA
- a CDS encoding heme o synthase translates to MTAVDPRPAATTSYPTPLPDAAVPVATVSPSVRDVVKAYVGLTKPRIIELLLITTVPVMFLAAGGVPGLRVVVATLIGGILASGSANTINCVFDRDIDEQMRRTRRRPLPRHAVSPRSATVFGVVLGVLATLELGFFVNWLSSGLALAANLFYVFGYTMVLKRRTVQNIVWGGIAGCFPTLIGWTAVTGKLAWTPVVLFLVVFFWTPPHTWSLAMRYREDYASVDVPMLPVVATPVATSRQIMAYSVVMVVTSLALWPIAGTGYVYGPAAMVLGFAFLREARRLLLRAHTGAEGAALRPMRLFHFSNIYLALLFIAAAIDPLLH, encoded by the coding sequence GTGACGGCCGTCGACCCGCGTCCCGCCGCGACGACGTCGTACCCGACGCCGCTGCCGGATGCTGCTGTGCCAGTTGCAACAGTGAGTCCGTCGGTGCGCGACGTGGTGAAGGCGTACGTCGGTCTGACCAAGCCGCGCATCATCGAGCTGCTGCTGATCACCACCGTGCCGGTGATGTTCCTGGCCGCCGGTGGGGTGCCCGGGCTGCGGGTGGTGGTCGCCACCCTGATCGGCGGCATCCTCGCCTCCGGCAGCGCGAACACGATCAACTGCGTGTTCGACCGCGACATCGACGAGCAGATGCGCCGGACCCGGCGCCGCCCGCTGCCGCGGCACGCGGTCAGCCCGCGGTCGGCGACCGTCTTCGGCGTCGTGCTCGGCGTGCTCGCCACCCTCGAGCTCGGCTTCTTCGTCAACTGGCTGTCCTCCGGCCTGGCGCTGGCGGCGAACCTGTTCTACGTCTTCGGCTACACGATGGTGCTCAAGCGCCGGACCGTGCAGAACATCGTCTGGGGCGGCATCGCCGGCTGCTTCCCGACCCTGATCGGCTGGACCGCGGTCACCGGCAAGCTGGCCTGGACTCCGGTCGTGCTGTTCCTGGTGGTGTTCTTCTGGACGCCGCCGCACACCTGGTCGCTGGCGATGCGGTACCGCGAGGACTACGCCTCGGTCGACGTGCCGATGCTGCCCGTGGTCGCCACCCCGGTCGCCACCTCCCGGCAGATCATGGCGTACTCGGTGGTCATGGTGGTCACCTCACTCGCGCTCTGGCCGATCGCCGGCACCGGCTATGTGTACGGACCGGCCGCGATGGTGCTCGGCTTCGCCTTCCTCCGCGAGGCCCGAAGGTTGTTGCTCCGGGCCCACACCGGCGCCGAAGGCGCCGCCCTGCGGCCGATGCGGCTGTTCCACTTCTCCAACATCTACCTGGCGCTGCTGTTCATCGCGGCCGCGATCGACCCACTGTTGCACTGA
- a CDS encoding kelch repeat-containing protein, which produces MTVPASAAPEPVAAGSPTAGSPTAGSPTAGGPHGSRTVPAGCNVAGTAADGSTPLARCYAVGWAGDRGALAQRTAGPLPGSLGPADIRAAYALPDGGNGRTVAIVDAFGYENAESDLAVFRAHYGLAPCTTDNGCFRKVDQRGGTDYPQEDPGWSIETALDLDAVSSACPDCHILLVQADSNSSPSLGQAVDTAASLGAVAISNSYGIDGELPFETYYDHYYDHPGVAVTVSSGDNGNVQSYPATSPNVISVGGTRLSQDDSTPRGWHEEAWTDGGSGCSLYEPRPDYQHGLDTGCPDTRATADVAAVADPETGLAVYNTLGQDGWAQYGGTSLSAPLVAAMYALAGTPVPGSNPVTYLYRQNSSLHDVTEGADGSCGDVRCTAGAGWDGPTGVGTPNGVSALTLGSYGWASGSVRTRNQGLDGAAVTFTDQNGYRTRAVVDKSGHYRVAVAAGTYRITASKFGYADVTLDRVTMSAGAELSRNFTLTAVPRRTVSGTVTDGSGQGWPVYAKISIDGYPDGAVHTDPFTGRYSVDLPVGSTYRLHIEAADMPGYLPADTSVAVGNGKNAVLRDVALRVDETACTSAGYGHVFHGAGTGFEGWSGAQDGWTVTDDAGSGKTWTFDDPGAKGNLTGAGGQFAVVDNWSSPVDRNDTSLVSPVADLSDLSQPTVGFDTYYYDYGFGEQDGVVDLSLDGGTTWQNVWRAPDAFVTGHVEVPIPQAAHKSDVRVRFRFSGQADNFWELDDVYVGNRSCAAAPGGLVAGFVRDHNTGAGLTGVQLDGGVTPAVSHATTDDSQLDDGYYWLFGHTGNLALSATGRQYADAKQTTRVVAHRTTRADWSLEAGRVASTPSGVSVRAGKGPIGPRTLTLTNHGTKTAHVSLVEQDRGFTGTDGHHRTTSPGAPLRREKVDASPLSFAKQHGGHDPLPSRDVSANPAWSHLPDYPTPIMDNVVAADDGVVYSVGGATDDGLTAAGYAYNREAGSWRRIADLPEPLERAVGGFVGGKLYVTGGWDAQGNLSSATYVYDQVKNKWSRVADLPMPSTAAAGAVVGGALYVVAGCESQACTETTPTYRYDVGDNTWTRIAAYPEHVVMPGCTGSGDGLICAGGLVPLLDDPWHEFPVASAYRYAPDSDSWTRIADMPYPAWGMAYSGSGGKLQLVGGITGGYITNQAVQFDPATGEWSALPNATYSMFRGGAACGLSRIGGSIGSFTATPFAEYLSGQDACVLGADVSWLSADRTQLTVAPGRSVTVRLRFDAAATSTAGQYHARLAFTSDTPYVITPVDVTLTRN; this is translated from the coding sequence GTGACAGTACCGGCCTCGGCGGCCCCGGAGCCGGTCGCGGCGGGTAGTCCGACGGCAGGTAGTCCGACGGCAGGTAGTCCGACGGCGGGTGGGCCGCACGGCAGCCGTACCGTCCCGGCGGGCTGCAATGTCGCCGGCACGGCCGCCGACGGGTCCACGCCGCTGGCCCGCTGCTACGCGGTCGGGTGGGCCGGAGATCGCGGCGCGCTGGCGCAGCGAACGGCCGGGCCCCTGCCCGGCTCGCTGGGGCCGGCCGACATCAGGGCGGCGTACGCCCTGCCGGACGGCGGCAACGGGCGGACCGTGGCGATCGTGGACGCGTTCGGCTACGAGAACGCCGAATCCGATCTGGCCGTGTTCCGCGCGCACTACGGCCTGGCGCCGTGTACGACGGACAACGGCTGCTTCCGCAAGGTCGACCAGCGCGGCGGGACGGACTACCCGCAAGAAGATCCCGGCTGGTCCATCGAGACGGCCCTTGACCTGGACGCGGTCTCCTCGGCCTGTCCGGACTGCCACATCCTGCTCGTCCAGGCCGACAGCAACAGCTCACCGAGTCTGGGTCAGGCGGTCGACACAGCCGCGTCGCTGGGAGCTGTGGCGATCTCCAACTCGTACGGCATCGACGGTGAACTCCCGTTCGAGACGTACTACGACCACTACTACGATCACCCCGGTGTCGCCGTCACCGTGTCGTCCGGCGACAACGGCAACGTCCAGAGCTACCCGGCCACCTCGCCGAACGTGATCTCGGTCGGCGGTACGAGGCTGAGCCAGGACGACTCGACTCCGCGCGGATGGCACGAGGAGGCCTGGACCGACGGCGGCAGCGGGTGCTCGCTCTACGAGCCGCGCCCCGATTACCAGCACGGCCTCGACACCGGCTGCCCGGACACGCGCGCCACCGCCGACGTGGCCGCCGTCGCCGACCCGGAGACAGGGCTCGCGGTCTACAACACCCTCGGGCAGGACGGCTGGGCGCAGTACGGCGGTACCTCCCTGTCCGCGCCACTGGTTGCCGCGATGTACGCCTTGGCCGGCACACCCGTACCCGGGAGCAATCCGGTCACCTATCTGTATCGCCAGAACAGCTCCCTGCACGACGTCACCGAGGGCGCCGACGGCTCGTGCGGGGATGTCCGCTGCACGGCAGGCGCCGGCTGGGACGGTCCGACCGGCGTTGGTACGCCCAACGGTGTGTCGGCCTTGACCCTCGGTTCCTACGGCTGGGCCTCGGGTTCGGTGCGGACCCGGAACCAAGGGCTCGACGGTGCTGCGGTCACGTTCACCGACCAGAACGGCTACCGCACCCGCGCGGTCGTCGACAAGTCCGGCCACTACCGCGTCGCGGTGGCCGCGGGGACCTACCGGATCACGGCGTCGAAATTCGGGTACGCCGACGTGACGCTCGACCGGGTCACGATGTCCGCGGGGGCCGAGCTGTCCAGGAACTTCACCCTGACGGCCGTACCCCGACGTACGGTCAGCGGTACCGTGACCGACGGATCCGGTCAGGGCTGGCCGGTGTACGCCAAGATCTCGATCGACGGGTACCCGGACGGCGCCGTCCACACCGATCCGTTCACCGGTCGCTACAGCGTGGACCTCCCGGTGGGTTCGACATACCGGTTGCACATCGAGGCAGCCGACATGCCCGGCTACCTGCCCGCGGACACTAGTGTTGCCGTCGGCAACGGGAAGAACGCGGTGCTGCGGGACGTCGCCCTCCGCGTCGACGAGACGGCGTGCACGTCCGCCGGCTACGGGCACGTGTTCCACGGTGCCGGCACCGGCTTCGAGGGATGGTCGGGCGCGCAGGACGGCTGGACGGTCACCGACGACGCGGGCAGCGGCAAGACCTGGACGTTCGACGACCCCGGTGCCAAAGGCAACCTCACCGGCGCCGGTGGGCAGTTCGCCGTCGTCGACAACTGGTCGTCGCCGGTCGACCGTAACGACACGAGCCTGGTCAGTCCGGTCGCCGACCTGTCCGACCTCTCCCAGCCGACCGTCGGTTTCGACACGTACTACTACGACTACGGGTTCGGTGAGCAGGACGGCGTCGTCGACCTGAGCCTCGACGGCGGCACGACCTGGCAGAACGTCTGGCGTGCGCCGGACGCCTTCGTCACGGGACACGTCGAGGTGCCGATCCCGCAGGCTGCGCACAAGTCCGATGTCCGGGTGCGGTTCCGCTTCAGCGGGCAGGCCGACAACTTCTGGGAGCTGGACGACGTGTACGTCGGCAACCGATCGTGCGCGGCAGCACCGGGTGGGCTCGTCGCAGGGTTCGTCCGGGATCACAACACCGGCGCCGGGCTGACCGGCGTACAGCTCGACGGTGGGGTCACGCCTGCGGTGAGCCACGCGACCACCGACGACTCGCAGCTCGACGACGGCTACTACTGGCTGTTCGGCCACACCGGCAATCTCGCGCTCAGCGCCACTGGGCGTCAGTACGCCGACGCGAAGCAGACGACGCGGGTTGTCGCGCACAGGACGACCCGGGCCGACTGGTCGCTGGAGGCGGGCCGGGTGGCCTCGACCCCGTCCGGCGTCTCGGTCCGCGCCGGCAAGGGGCCGATCGGTCCCCGGACGCTCACGTTGACCAACCACGGCACGAAGACCGCTCACGTGTCGCTGGTCGAGCAGGACCGTGGTTTCACGGGGACCGACGGTCATCACCGGACGACGTCGCCCGGTGCACCGCTGCGGCGGGAGAAGGTGGACGCCTCGCCGCTGTCGTTCGCGAAGCAGCACGGCGGGCACGACCCGCTGCCGTCCCGGGACGTATCGGCGAACCCGGCGTGGTCGCACCTGCCGGACTACCCGACGCCGATCATGGACAACGTCGTCGCCGCGGACGACGGGGTCGTCTATTCGGTCGGCGGAGCGACCGACGACGGTCTGACCGCCGCCGGTTACGCCTACAACCGGGAGGCCGGCTCGTGGCGGAGGATCGCGGACCTGCCCGAGCCGCTGGAGCGCGCGGTCGGCGGCTTCGTGGGCGGCAAGCTGTATGTCACCGGCGGCTGGGACGCCCAGGGCAACCTGAGCTCGGCGACGTACGTGTACGACCAGGTGAAGAACAAGTGGTCACGCGTGGCAGACCTGCCCATGCCCAGCACCGCCGCGGCGGGCGCGGTCGTCGGCGGCGCCCTGTACGTGGTTGCCGGTTGTGAGTCGCAGGCTTGTACGGAAACGACTCCCACGTACCGGTACGACGTGGGTGACAACACCTGGACGCGGATCGCGGCGTACCCGGAACACGTGGTGATGCCGGGGTGCACGGGCTCGGGTGACGGACTGATCTGCGCCGGTGGTCTCGTGCCGCTGCTCGACGACCCGTGGCACGAGTTCCCGGTCGCGAGCGCCTACCGGTACGCGCCCGATTCGGACAGCTGGACCCGGATCGCCGACATGCCGTATCCCGCCTGGGGTATGGCCTACTCGGGCAGCGGCGGCAAGCTCCAACTGGTCGGCGGCATCACAGGCGGCTACATCACCAACCAGGCCGTCCAGTTCGATCCGGCGACCGGCGAGTGGTCGGCCCTGCCGAACGCCACGTACAGCATGTTCCGCGGAGGTGCGGCGTGCGGGCTGAGCAGGATCGGCGGCTCGATCGGATCGTTCACCGCGACACCGTTCGCCGAGTACCTGTCCGGTCAGGACGCGTGTGTCCTCGGCGCCGACGTGAGCTGGTTGTCGGCCGACCGTACGCAGCTCACCGTTGCACCTGGCCGTTCGGTGACGGTACGACTGCGGTTCGATGCCGCGGCGACGTCCACAGCGGGCCAGTACCACGCTCGGCTCGCCTTCACCTCGGACACGCCGTACGTCATCACACCGGTGGACGTCACACTGACCCGCAACTGA
- a CDS encoding ester cyclase: MEDRSQTERNKAVIRRFVEEVQNGKDFDAYDELNDPDFVNLSSPPGVPPDREGGKLFLQAFANAYPDATFTIEDMIAEGDQVVTKKTMSGTNTGDFAGVPATGRRVTFEYVDIMRVRDGRIVEHWNVVDQFSWLTQLGVLPAPSSV, translated from the coding sequence ATGGAAGACCGCAGCCAGACCGAGCGGAACAAGGCCGTGATCAGGCGGTTCGTCGAGGAGGTCCAGAACGGTAAGGACTTCGACGCCTACGACGAGCTGAACGATCCCGACTTCGTCAACCTCAGCAGCCCTCCGGGCGTCCCGCCGGACCGGGAAGGCGGCAAGCTGTTCCTTCAGGCGTTCGCCAACGCCTATCCCGACGCGACCTTCACCATCGAGGACATGATCGCCGAGGGCGATCAGGTGGTGACCAAGAAGACAATGTCGGGTACCAACACCGGGGACTTCGCCGGCGTTCCCGCCACGGGCAGGCGGGTGACCTTCGAGTACGTCGACATCATGCGGGTCCGCGACGGCCGGATCGTCGAGCACTGGAACGTCGTCGACCAGTTCAGCTGGCTGACCCAGTTGGGTGTCCTGCCGGCCCCGTCCAGCGTCTGA
- a CDS encoding helix-turn-helix transcriptional regulator — MAEVQVLDTPPYAGASGPDTNAVEFEVLARGVTCKAIYDRAALEQAPNAVTAILRYVAAGEQARVTSALPLKLATFDRRTAFIPQSIDQGDIASAIVVHPCSLLDVLLLVFDQLWRQATPLTADGSLRAAEEDGAFEPTEHDRRVLVLLASGMKDEAIARHLGWSYRTTRRRIATLMAGLGAETRFQAGLLAARAGWL; from the coding sequence GTGGCGGAGGTGCAGGTCCTGGACACCCCGCCGTACGCGGGTGCCTCGGGCCCGGACACCAACGCCGTCGAGTTCGAGGTGCTGGCCAGGGGCGTGACCTGCAAGGCGATCTACGACCGGGCCGCACTGGAGCAGGCGCCGAACGCGGTGACCGCGATCCTGCGGTACGTCGCCGCCGGCGAGCAGGCCCGGGTCACGTCCGCGCTGCCGTTGAAGCTGGCGACCTTCGATCGCCGGACGGCGTTCATCCCGCAGTCGATCGACCAGGGCGACATCGCGAGCGCGATCGTCGTCCACCCGTGCAGCCTGCTGGACGTACTTCTGCTGGTTTTCGACCAGCTGTGGCGGCAGGCGACGCCGCTGACCGCTGACGGCTCGCTGCGGGCGGCCGAGGAGGACGGCGCGTTCGAGCCGACTGAGCACGACCGGCGCGTCCTGGTGCTGCTCGCCAGCGGGATGAAGGACGAGGCGATCGCGCGGCATCTGGGCTGGAGCTATCGGACCACCCGGCGGCGGATCGCGACTCTGATGGCGGGCCTGGGGGCCGAGACGCGGTTCCAGGCCGGTCTGCTCGCCGCCCGGGCGGGCTGGTTGTGA
- a CDS encoding ScyD/ScyE family protein → MGVRTRIAALAALALAGSVLVAGQADAGGNHHSSLRPIATGLNGPRGVSTYKNQVIYSVTDGSVYATDGHKTWKLGTVPGANGFPPAIDTNKWGVTYALTGAGGEPGQPPVPGSSTLYKLWRGKAVKVADIAAYQQKDPDPYDQENNPTDSNPFGVATLGDGTVLVSDAAGNDLLRVWPNGHIKTVARLKPRLVKVPSGLPAKDPEGNPLPPAGTPILAEAVATSVTVGSDGSWYVGELRGFPATPGTSEIWRIRPGSVGAVCDPVKPSKGSCTRYADGYTSIVDLAGGPHRTLAVVQLDNASWLQFELGGSTVGGLFLQYPGRHHQAGYKRELVRGQLHLPGGTAFDRWGGLYVAGPVFGPGAVYKVHYR, encoded by the coding sequence ATGGGGGTACGAACACGCATTGCCGCACTCGCGGCGCTCGCACTGGCCGGTTCGGTCCTGGTCGCAGGACAGGCAGACGCCGGTGGCAACCATCACTCGAGTCTGCGGCCGATCGCTACCGGACTGAACGGTCCGCGGGGAGTCTCGACGTACAAGAACCAGGTCATCTACAGCGTCACGGACGGGTCCGTGTACGCGACCGACGGCCACAAGACCTGGAAGCTCGGCACGGTGCCGGGGGCGAACGGGTTCCCGCCGGCCATCGACACGAACAAGTGGGGCGTCACCTACGCCCTGACCGGGGCAGGCGGTGAGCCGGGGCAGCCGCCGGTGCCGGGCAGTTCGACGTTGTACAAGCTGTGGCGCGGGAAGGCCGTCAAGGTCGCCGATATCGCCGCGTACCAGCAGAAGGACCCGGACCCGTACGACCAGGAGAACAACCCGACGGACTCCAACCCGTTCGGGGTGGCCACCCTCGGTGACGGCACGGTCCTGGTCTCGGACGCCGCCGGCAACGACCTGCTCCGGGTCTGGCCGAACGGCCACATCAAGACCGTCGCCCGGCTCAAGCCACGGCTGGTGAAGGTCCCGTCCGGTCTGCCGGCCAAGGACCCGGAAGGCAACCCGTTGCCACCGGCCGGTACGCCGATCCTCGCCGAGGCGGTCGCCACCTCCGTGACGGTCGGGTCGGACGGCTCCTGGTACGTCGGTGAGCTGCGCGGCTTCCCGGCCACCCCGGGCACGTCGGAGATCTGGCGGATCAGGCCGGGCTCGGTGGGCGCGGTGTGTGACCCGGTGAAGCCGTCGAAGGGCAGCTGCACGAGGTACGCCGACGGCTACACGTCGATCGTCGACCTGGCAGGCGGACCGCACCGCACGCTCGCTGTCGTCCAGCTGGACAACGCGAGCTGGCTGCAGTTCGAACTCGGCGGATCGACCGTCGGCGGCCTGTTCCTGCAGTACCCGGGCAGGCACCACCAGGCCGGGTACAAGCGGGAGCTGGTCCGTGGCCAGCTGCACCTGCCCGGCGGCACGGCCTTCGACCGCTGGGGCGGCTTGTACGTCGCCGGCCCGGTCTTCGGCCCGGGCGCCGTCTACAAGGTGCACTACAGGTAG